From the genome of Candidatus Binataceae bacterium, one region includes:
- a CDS encoding LLM class flavin-dependent oxidoreductase, which yields MHIMYFTERPYLDVPEDEVLKIQSFFGVPNRFFDPAKGAKLLNEYLDDKVIAEELGFDGVMLNEHHGTPFCMGAVMDMEASILARITKKVRIVLLGNPLPVVANPLRLAEELAMIDMISGGRLVTGWVRGAGSEQLANNANPAYNREYFNEAHDLVIAAWTRPGPFRWEGKHFHYRFVNPWVLPIQKPRPPIWIPGLVSPETLLWCAKHRYPYLALATYLEPTVEMWNLYTQAAAKEGYQAGTENFGYLQKVFLAETEEKAQELGKMDLYGGGLTHFARGEWMFPPGYNSKEATRRMARQFSDPNNPNGPALFQSLEGEVDVEGLRKAIYAGYESAQKNNQIIVGTPKTVIPKLKHILDVLRPGIFAFWQNDGPIPTEARRTSMRLIAEEVIPPLREHARMLGLKDPFERSPGSVPLGASGKPEPVAHAEALAATA from the coding sequence ATGCACATAATGTATTTCACTGAACGGCCGTACCTCGACGTTCCCGAAGACGAGGTTCTGAAGATCCAGAGCTTCTTCGGGGTTCCTAACCGCTTCTTCGACCCGGCCAAGGGCGCGAAGCTGCTCAACGAATACCTCGACGACAAGGTCATCGCCGAGGAGCTTGGCTTTGACGGAGTGATGCTCAACGAGCATCACGGCACGCCCTTCTGCATGGGCGCGGTGATGGACATGGAAGCCTCGATCCTCGCCCGCATCACCAAGAAGGTGCGTATCGTGCTCCTCGGCAATCCGCTGCCGGTGGTCGCGAACCCGCTGCGCCTGGCCGAAGAGCTGGCGATGATCGATATGATTTCGGGCGGACGGCTGGTCACCGGATGGGTGCGCGGCGCGGGCAGCGAGCAGCTCGCCAACAACGCCAACCCGGCGTACAACCGCGAATACTTCAATGAGGCGCACGACCTCGTGATCGCGGCGTGGACGCGCCCGGGTCCGTTCCGATGGGAGGGCAAGCACTTCCACTACCGCTTCGTGAATCCGTGGGTGCTGCCGATCCAGAAGCCTCGTCCGCCGATCTGGATTCCCGGGCTGGTGAGCCCCGAGACGCTTTTGTGGTGCGCCAAGCACCGGTATCCGTACCTGGCGCTCGCGACCTACCTCGAACCGACGGTCGAGATGTGGAACCTGTACACGCAGGCGGCGGCTAAGGAGGGCTACCAGGCCGGTACCGAGAATTTCGGCTACCTGCAGAAGGTCTTCCTCGCCGAGACTGAGGAGAAGGCGCAGGAACTGGGCAAGATGGATCTTTACGGAGGCGGACTGACGCATTTCGCGCGCGGCGAGTGGATGTTCCCGCCGGGATATAACTCGAAAGAGGCGACGCGGCGGATGGCGCGCCAGTTCAGCGATCCGAACAATCCCAACGGCCCCGCGCTGTTCCAATCGCTCGAGGGCGAAGTCGATGTCGAGGGCCTGCGCAAGGCGATTTACGCCGGATACGAGAGTGCGCAGAAGAACAACCAGATCATTGTCGGCACGCCCAAGACCGTGATTCCCAAGCTCAAGCACATTCTCGACGTGCTGCGGCCCGGAATCTTTGCGTTCTGGCAGAACGACGGGCCGATCCCGACTGAGGCGCGCCGCACCAGCATGAGGCTGATCGCCGAAGAGGTGATTCCACCGCTGCGCGAGCATGCCAGGATGCTCGGCCTGAAGGATCCGTTCGAGCGCAGCCCCGGATCCGTGCCGCTCGGCGCTTCGGGCAAGCCCGAGCCAGTGGCGCATGCGGAGGCGCTGGCCGCGACGGCCTAG
- a CDS encoding LLM class flavin-dependent oxidoreductase — MHIMWFTERAYHYVPEDEVLKLRSFFGVPNRFFDPQKGAQLLNQYLDEKIYSDELGTFDGVMLNEHHGTPFCMGAVMDVEAAVLARCTKKVRIVLLGNPLPVAANPVRLAEELAMIDMISGGRLVPGWVRGAGSEQLANNANPAYNREYFNEAHDLVIAAWTRPGPFRWEGKHFHFRFVNPWVLPMQKPHPPIWIPGLISPETVRWCAEHRYPYVALATMLEPTLEMWRMYTDRAAEMGYQAGTENFGYLQPIFVHETEEKADEMGRHFLFGGGFSHFARPEWMFPPGYNSRAATRRLSTLYANPNTPGLSFVSQDHTEDLTALRQTIHEAYDGSKDSLQIIVGTPRTVIPKLRKVLSVLRPGIFSFWLDGPAPASDRMTCLRLLGTEVIPQMREIGKELGLFGPFERTPGARPLGPTGKPEYIGSMEALGA, encoded by the coding sequence ATGCACATAATGTGGTTCACCGAACGGGCCTATCATTACGTGCCCGAGGATGAAGTGCTGAAGCTGCGCAGCTTCTTCGGTGTGCCCAACCGGTTCTTCGACCCGCAAAAGGGCGCGCAGCTTCTTAACCAGTATCTCGACGAGAAAATCTATTCCGACGAACTCGGCACTTTCGATGGCGTGATGCTCAACGAGCATCACGGCACCCCTTTCTGCATGGGGGCGGTGATGGACGTCGAGGCGGCCGTGCTCGCGCGCTGCACGAAGAAGGTCAGGATCGTACTGCTCGGCAATCCGCTGCCGGTCGCCGCCAACCCGGTGCGCCTCGCCGAGGAGCTGGCCATGATCGACATGATTTCGGGCGGGCGGCTGGTGCCCGGATGGGTCCGCGGCGCGGGCAGCGAACAACTCGCCAACAACGCCAATCCGGCCTACAACCGCGAATACTTCAACGAGGCGCACGACCTCGTGATCGCGGCATGGACGCGTCCGGGTCCGTTCCGATGGGAGGGCAAGCACTTTCATTTCCGCTTCGTGAATCCGTGGGTGCTGCCGATGCAGAAACCCCATCCGCCAATCTGGATCCCCGGCCTCATCAGCCCGGAGACGGTGCGATGGTGCGCGGAACACAGATACCCGTACGTCGCGCTGGCCACGATGCTCGAGCCGACACTCGAGATGTGGCGCATGTACACCGACCGTGCGGCGGAGATGGGTTATCAGGCGGGGACAGAGAATTTCGGCTATCTGCAACCGATCTTCGTGCACGAAACCGAAGAGAAGGCCGACGAGATGGGCCGCCACTTCCTCTTCGGCGGCGGCTTCTCGCACTTCGCGCGGCCGGAGTGGATGTTTCCGCCGGGCTACAACTCCCGAGCTGCGACCAGGCGTCTCTCCACCCTCTACGCCAACCCCAACACGCCGGGGCTTTCGTTCGTTTCGCAGGACCATACGGAGGATTTGACCGCGCTGCGCCAGACGATCCATGAGGCTTACGACGGGTCGAAAGACAGTCTGCAAATTATCGTCGGGACGCCAAGGACCGTGATCCCCAAGCTCAGGAAGGTGCTGTCGGTGCTGCGGCCGGGAATCTTTTCGTTCTGGCTCGACGGCCCGGCGCCGGCCAGCGATCGGATGACCTGTCTGCGGTTGCTCGGCACCGAGGTCATCCCGCAGATGCGCGAAATTGGCAAGGAATTGGGCCTCTTCGGCCCGTTCGAGCGCACGCCAGGAGCGAGGCCGCTCGGTCCGACGGGCAAGCCGGAATATATCGGCTCGATGGAGGCGTTGGGAGCATAG
- a CDS encoding alpha/beta hydrolase, with amino-acid sequence MADKEWTEEKVRVGNTELVIVKGGKGKPLLLLHGELGWPGWTPWNSALAQERTLLAPIHPGFGKTAMADWITSIRDLAGFYQRYVREQKLGPVDVLGHSLGGWIAAEMAAANSAQFSKMILVAPTGVRPPQGEIMDLFTVTARAYLTRGAHDPQKPDFTKLFGGEQTPEQYEAWEEARAETARLAWAPYMFNPSLPHLLEGIDGLPTLLLWGKQDQVVPLSAAEVYQRSIKGAKVVTIDNCGHYPGAEQPAEFLKQVRAFLG; translated from the coding sequence ATGGCAGACAAGGAATGGACCGAAGAGAAGGTCCGCGTCGGTAATACCGAACTGGTGATCGTCAAGGGCGGCAAGGGCAAGCCCCTGCTGCTCCTGCATGGCGAACTGGGATGGCCGGGATGGACGCCGTGGAACTCGGCGCTGGCCCAGGAGCGCACGCTGCTGGCGCCGATTCATCCGGGATTCGGAAAGACCGCGATGGCCGACTGGATCACCAGCATCCGCGACCTCGCCGGCTTCTACCAGCGCTACGTGCGCGAGCAGAAGCTGGGGCCGGTTGACGTGCTCGGCCATTCGCTCGGCGGATGGATCGCGGCCGAAATGGCAGCCGCCAACTCCGCTCAATTCAGCAAAATGATCCTGGTAGCGCCGACCGGCGTGCGTCCGCCGCAGGGCGAGATCATGGACCTGTTCACGGTGACAGCGCGGGCCTATCTGACTCGCGGAGCGCACGATCCCCAGAAGCCGGATTTCACGAAACTGTTCGGCGGCGAGCAGACGCCTGAGCAGTACGAAGCGTGGGAAGAGGCGCGCGCGGAGACCGCGCGCCTGGCCTGGGCGCCGTACATGTTCAATCCGAGTCTGCCGCATCTGCTCGAGGGAATCGACGGATTGCCGACGCTGCTCCTGTGGGGCAAGCAGGATCAGGTGGTGCCGCTCAGCGCGGCCGAGGTCTATCAGCGTTCGATCAAGGGCGCGAAGGTCGTCACTATCGACAATTGCGGACACTATCCGGGAGCCGAGCAGCCGGCCGAATTTTTGAAGCAGGTGCGCGCCTTTCTGGGCTGA
- a CDS encoding protein-L-isoaspartate(D-aspartate) O-methyltransferase — MNDLAQARERMVVEQLERRGICDPRVLAAMRMVERDRFIPTQYAAQAYDDEPLPIGAEQTISQPYMVALMCEVARLGGGERVLEVGTGSGYGAAVLARLAAEVYSIESLPALYELAHARLEALGFANVHLCCRDGSEGWPEQAPFDAIVVTAAMPGIARPLLEQLKPDGRLIAPIGEADLQTLVHISRRGQSWSEEYFGECRFVKMTGRYGFGMP; from the coding sequence ATGAACGACCTGGCGCAAGCGCGCGAACGGATGGTGGTCGAGCAACTCGAGCGCCGCGGCATTTGCGACCCCCGGGTGCTCGCCGCGATGCGCATGGTCGAGCGCGATCGCTTCATCCCGACCCAATACGCCGCGCAAGCCTACGACGACGAGCCGTTGCCAATCGGCGCGGAGCAGACGATCTCCCAACCCTACATGGTTGCCCTGATGTGCGAGGTCGCGCGGCTTGGCGGCGGCGAGCGTGTGCTCGAGGTTGGCACCGGCTCCGGCTATGGCGCCGCGGTGCTCGCGCGCCTGGCTGCCGAGGTCTATTCGATCGAATCTCTGCCGGCATTGTATGAGCTGGCGCACGCCAGGCTCGAGGCGCTCGGGTTTGCCAACGTTCATCTCTGCTGCCGCGACGGCTCGGAGGGATGGCCGGAGCAAGCTCCGTTCGACGCGATCGTCGTGACCGCCGCGATGCCCGGGATCGCCCGTCCGCTGCTCGAACAGCTAAAGCCCGACGGACGGTTGATCGCGCCGATTGGCGAAGCCGACCTGCAAACCCTCGTGCACATCAGCCGCCGCGGACAGTCCTGGAGCGAAGAATATTTCGGCGAATGCCGATTCGTGAAGATGACCGGGCGCTACGGATTCGGGATGCCGTGA